AGGGCCAGATTCCTCAACTCCACCAGATCCGAGGTAATCTTAAAATCCCAATAATATTCGTTAATCTCCTGGGCGATGTTTTCGGCCCGGTTCTGGGCGCGCTGCAAACGCTTGTTGGAGCGCACAATGCCCACGTAATTCCACATGAACCGGCGGATTTCGTCCCAGTTGGCCGTGACCATAATGGCCTCGTCGCTGTCCGTGGTCCCGACTTCGTCCCAGGGGAGGAGCTCGGGATAAGGCGTCAGGGCGCCGGATTCCAGCTCCGCAACGGCCCGTTTGGAGGCGCGATCCGCATAAACCAGGGCCTCCAAAAGGGAGTTGCTGGCGAGCCGGTTGGCGCCGTGCAAGCCCGTGCAGGCGGTTTCCCCCACCACATAAAGGCGGGCGATGTCGGTTCTGCCGTCCAGGTCGGTGGCCACGCCGCCGCACATATAATGGGCTGCAGGAACGACCGGGATGGGCTCTTTGGTCATGTCCACCCCAAAGGAGTAGCATTTTTCGTAAATATTGGGAAAACGCTCTTTTACAAAAGCTGCGTCCTTGTGGGAGATGTCCAGGTAAACCGAGTCGTCGCCGCTTTTCTTCAGCTCCGTGTCAATGGCGCGGGCCACCACGTCGCGGCAGGCCAGGTCTTTTTGGGGATCGTATTTTTCCATAAAGGCGTTACCCTTGGAATCCAAAAGGACCGCGCCCTCGCCGCGCACCGCCTCGGAAATGAGGAAGTTCTTGGCGTCCGGGTGATACATGCACGTGGGATGGAACTGGACGAATTCCAGGTTGGCCACCCTTGCTCCGGCCCGGTAAGCCATGGCGATGCCGTCGCCGGTGGCGATGTCCGGGTTGGAGGTGTACAAATACACCTTGCCCGCGCCGCCGGTGGCCAACAGGGTGATCTTGCCGGAAAATGTGTGGACCTCGTTGGCTTTGGAGTCCAGGACGTAGGCGCCGCAGCAGGCTTCCTCGTGAGAGGTAACCACAATGCCGCGCTTCATACGCATGGAGTAGGTGACCAGGTCGATGGCGATATGGTCTTCAAAAACCGTGATGCGGTCGTGCTCGCGGACGTTTTGCACCAGGACCCGTTCGATTTCCCGACCGGTCATGTCCTGGGCGTGGACGATGCGCTGACGGGAATGGCCGCCCTCGCGGCCCAGGCTCAACTCGGGTTCTCCTTCGCCTTCCTTTTCCTGCTTGAGGTTGAACTGAACTCCCATGTCGATGAGTTCGCGAATGCGGTCCGGGCCGCCCTTGACCACCATTTCCACCACTTCCTCGTCGCACAGGCCGTCGCCGGCGGCGTGGGTGTCCTGGATATGAAGGTCGAAACTGTCCAACTTGCTGAAAACGGAGGCCACGCCTCCCTGGGCCGCTTCGGTGCTTGTGTCCGTGATGCCCTTTTTTGTGATGACGGCCACGCTCCCGTGTTGGGCGGCTTTGAGGGCGAAAGTCAAGCCTCCCACCCCGCTGCCGATGACCAGAAAATCAAAATTGTATTCCATGCACTAGGCTCCTTGTAATTAAAATGCGCCCTTTCCTGGGGCTTAACGCAAAAGGGAACCGGACTTGCGCTTTCTGTTTACGCCGCCCAGGATGATTCCCGTCAATAGAACGGCGGCGCCGGAAAGAAACCACCTCCAGCGGGTATCCCTTCTGAGTTCCTTTAACTCCGCTTCAGCGCTTTCCGCAATATTCTTTTGCCGCTCGGTTTCGCGGCGTGCAGCTTCCAACTGCTGTTTAACCGTGAAAAAATCTGCGGAATCCGCCTTGAGGGAGTTGTATTCTTTTTGAAGATTCGACGCGGTCTGGCTGTTTTGGGTATTCTCCTGGTTCAGGAGGGTGTTTTCCTCGGACAGCCGGCTGTTTTCCGTGGTGAGCTCCGCCATGGCCTCCCGAAGCCTGGCCAGCTCCTTTTGCGTCCTTTCCAGGGTGCGGCCGCAAGGCTCCTGGGCGGTGAGCATCCGGGACAGCACCCAGCCTTCCTTGCCGTCGCCCAGCCGAATCTTGGCCCAGCCGTCGGATTGCTCCAGAAGCTCCACGGTCTGGCCCGTGTCCAGCATGGCGATGATCCGGTAGTCTACGCCCTTTCCGCTGCGCATGTTTATTTTTGTAATATCGCCTATGTATATTGTGTCCGCAAAGGATAGAGAAGTTCCGGACAGGATTAACAGGATTACAGCCAAAATATAACGTCTCATCAAATTCACTCCAAAGCATTGGCGATTAAAAGATACCAATCAGGCTCAGCAGGCCCGCAACGGGGATTTTCCGCCTTATAAGTCAATGAGGATATGGGTAACTAGCGAATCTGTCAATATAAACGTTGAAATCCCGCCCGGCTGTGTTATATTATTAAAGCATAGCCTCCATGGGAACGTGGATGGATTTTTTAGAACAACCTTTGCAAAGCAATTTGTCAGCCATGATTATTTTTGACCTGCAATGCATTAATGGACACGTTTTCGAGGGATGGTTCGACGACCTGGAATCCCTGGAAGACCAGTTGTCCAGAAAACTCGTGAGCTGCCCGGTTTGCGATTCCACGGAAGCAGTGCGCGTGCCTTCGACCTTTGGAATCAAGACTTCCTCCAGCCAGTACAGGGAACAGGCTCCGCCGCCGCAGTTGAACGAGGAGCAGATCATCAAGCAATTGACTGAATATGTAGATAAAAACTTTGATAATGTGGGAAGCAAGTTTACGGATGAGGCCCTGAAAATCCACTACGGAGCCTCCGAACCCCGCAACATCCGCGGCACCAGCACCAAGGCCCAGGAAGAGCTCCTGGCCAAGGAAGGGGTGAACTTCGTCAAGTTCCCCATGCCCGCCGCCCCCAAAAACGATACGGACGCTTAAATTCAATCTGCTTATAAGCTGATTTATTGCATCCAGCCCACGTTGGAGCTATGCCCGCTTTTTTTGCTCCTTTTTTACCTTGTTACGCAGCCTAAAGCTCGATATCCCGGATATTGAAAGCCGCCGATAGCCCTGGCGCCCAGCGCCATCCAATCGAACAAAAACCAAAGATTAACGCATTGGCAATGGACAAAGCTACATTAAAGCTATAAATCAGCTTCGACATCTTTTTCCATGTTGGAGCAATTTATGGATCTTTTGGAAGTAACAAGGCTTTATGAAGCGCATTGCCGCCTTGAGCGCAACCTTTCCCAACATTCTTTAAGGGCATATTCATGCGATCTTAAAAAATTTACATCTTATTTGCTGCAAAACGGGATAGTCATAATCCCTGACCAAAGAATCAATAGCCACTTAATAATCAAATATCTGGGCTACCTACAGTCTGAAAAAAATCTGAAGCGCAGCTCCATCAAACGAAACATCGCCTGCCTTAAACTATTTTTCAAATGGATGAAACGGTCCAATATCATTGAAGAAACTCCGTTTAATGACCTGGATATAAAAATCAAGCTCCCTAAACGCCTGCCCCGAAGCCTTAACGCCCAGGAGATGAGCCTTCTCTTGAACGGGTCGGCCGATACGGTAAACC
The genomic region above belongs to Desulfatibacillum aliphaticivorans DSM 15576 and contains:
- a CDS encoding DUF1178 family protein — translated: MDFLEQPLQSNLSAMIIFDLQCINGHVFEGWFDDLESLEDQLSRKLVSCPVCDSTEAVRVPSTFGIKTSSSQYREQAPPPQLNEEQIIKQLTEYVDKNFDNVGSKFTDEALKIHYGASEPRNIRGTSTKAQEELLAKEGVNFVKFPMPAAPKNDTDA
- the nadB gene encoding L-aspartate oxidase, which codes for MEYNFDFLVIGSGVGGLTFALKAAQHGSVAVITKKGITDTSTEAAQGGVASVFSKLDSFDLHIQDTHAAGDGLCDEEVVEMVVKGGPDRIRELIDMGVQFNLKQEKEGEGEPELSLGREGGHSRQRIVHAQDMTGREIERVLVQNVREHDRITVFEDHIAIDLVTYSMRMKRGIVVTSHEEACCGAYVLDSKANEVHTFSGKITLLATGGAGKVYLYTSNPDIATGDGIAMAYRAGARVANLEFVQFHPTCMYHPDAKNFLISEAVRGEGAVLLDSKGNAFMEKYDPQKDLACRDVVARAIDTELKKSGDDSVYLDISHKDAAFVKERFPNIYEKCYSFGVDMTKEPIPVVPAAHYMCGGVATDLDGRTDIARLYVVGETACTGLHGANRLASNSLLEALVYADRASKRAVAELESGALTPYPELLPWDEVGTTDSDEAIMVTANWDEIRRFMWNYVGIVRSNKRLQRAQNRAENIAQEINEYYWDFKITSDLVELRNLALVAKLVIRCAMRRQESRGLHYNIEYPEKNDERWKKNTVLRRPFVN
- a CDS encoding TIGR04211 family SH3 domain-containing protein, with translation MRRYILAVILLILSGTSLSFADTIYIGDITKINMRSGKGVDYRIIAMLDTGQTVELLEQSDGWAKIRLGDGKEGWVLSRMLTAQEPCGRTLERTQKELARLREAMAELTTENSRLSEENTLLNQENTQNSQTASNLQKEYNSLKADSADFFTVKQQLEAARRETERQKNIAESAEAELKELRRDTRWRWFLSGAAVLLTGIILGGVNRKRKSGSLLR